The following coding sequences lie in one Drosophila bipectinata strain 14024-0381.07 chromosome XR, DbipHiC1v2, whole genome shotgun sequence genomic window:
- the LOC122321407 gene encoding uncharacterized protein gives MQHSPRRSSRLNGGEATPTTRADQQPASSAAENRPRVNITTAAAISRPATTATTVASQPRSTVTAAASSEPEVSQPLTAYLLERITALENELKKVKAMDAASTANCAPIAVGPSAIGANSGASERPPSWSGPPLTATSNGEAPTNGVGPDPYSSFGATSGTYTLPPSWSGPPLLTSSNPLCATSAAQTAHGFALPGGSIHNVATASPFVGSYAWMTPNGTQAIGPRRLPDLPIFGGQPEDWPIFNCAFVETTQAYNCTDLENNQRLLKALKDEARETVKSLLIHPANVRAVMEQLRFRFGRPEQLIRSQLNSVREVQPISEQQLERIVPFATRVSNLTAFLQSAKAEQHLGNPTLMEELVAKLPTSKRVDWARHAASIQPFPTVAHFSAWLQEYANIVCTILDVDGKEPRRRVLHASVDQNGYEQRDDRHGGCPICGGQHATTSCSEFIGASPPGRWSMVKRHRLCFTCLRSGHAARSCDVHGECQINGCRRLHHRLLHEEDEGRRRPEQRGGFRRHNGGNQMSPVSRRSPDRRSSPRGGYRDHERTQESAVRRNSLERRAPQPAEAPMQRNLSIDVEGGRLLFRILPVTLYGAGRQVDTYALLDEGSSVTMIDDELRRDLGVQGERRQLNIQWFGGRASREPTNVVSLEISGAGKPTRHPLRNVYAVSSLSLPMQTLCRRDVQGVHKDSRLPMKPYSNVVPKLLIGLDHGHLGLPLRTRRFAREGPFAAATELGWVVFGPVSGQSTTPSPRSCLLAVSVEDTMEKMVEDYVEMEGFGVKLAQPVAASDDARAQRILDDTTVKVGRRDQTGLLWKDDHAVLPRSYEMAHRRLIDVEKLKRHGPLALGYDRIIKDVSKGYARKLQPDEVAVKSDKLWNLPQFGVETPNKPGEVRLVFHAAAKVGDRRSQRFLWRGGNDDRDPDVYEVSKNFVGADKEARRFGDAFETERIQRRSMGADGALRQASAAPYPGRSRAEGPCGVPPWSTCLRLCAARSGARERSPSARAIWSSSAILPCPDESGARASWRRSTAEPMEMDGANGLSWTMLRPVSKLGVWI, from the coding sequence ATGCAGCACTCCCCCAGGAGGAGTTCCCGGCTGAACGGAGGGGAAGCCACCCCTACAACGCGAGCGGATCAGCAGCCAGCGAGTAGTGCAGCAGAAAATCGGCCGCGGGTGAACATAACCACGGCGGCGGCCATTTCTCGCCCAGCCACTACAGCGACTACAGTAGCGTCCCAACCAAGGAGCACTGTAACAGCAGCTGCGAGTTCAGAGCCGGAGGTGAGCCAGCCACTCACGGCGTACCTATTGGAGAGGATTACGGCGTTGGAGAACGAGCTGAAGAAGGTCAAAGCCATGGACGCAGCAAGCACCGCCAATTGCGCGCCAATCGCAGTTGGCCCAAGCGCAATTGGCGCCAACAGTGGAGCGTCGGAGCGGCCGCCATCGTGGAGCGGACCGCCATTAACCGCCACATCGAACGGTGAGGCACCAACTAACGGGGTCGGGCCGGACCCATATAGCAGTTTCGGTGCGACCAGTGGGACCTACACGCTGCCGCCTTCTTGGAGTGGACCACCGTTGCTAACGAGTAGCAACCCACTGTGTGCTACAAGTGCTGCGCAAACAGCGCATGGATTCGCGCTACCGGGCGGGAGCATCCACAACGTAGCAACTGCATCACCATTTGTTGGATCCTACGCCTGGATGACGCCGAATGGAACCCAAGCTATTGGACCAAGGAGGCTCCCGGACTTGCCTATATTTGGAGGGCAGCCCGAGGATTGGCCCATTTTTAATTGTGCGTTTGTGGAGACGACCCAAGCGTACAACTGCACAGACCTGGAAAACAACCAGAGGCTGTTGAAGGCGCTGAAGGATGAGGCGCGCGAGACTGTGAAGTCGCTGCTAATTCACCCCGCGAATGTCAGAGCCGTGATGGAGCAGCTGCGCTTTAGGTTTGGCCGACCGGAGCAGCTAATACGCAGCCAGCTGAACAGCGTGCGAGAGGTGCAGCCGATTTCGGAGCAGCAACTGGAGAGGATCGTCCCCTTCGCAACCAGAGTGAGTAACCTCACGGCCTTCTTGCAGTCGGCGAAGGCGGAGCAACATCTGGGAAACCCCACACTCATGGAGGAGCTTGTGGCAAAGCTTCCCACCAGCAAACGAGTGGATTGGGCCAGGCACGCTGCATCGATCCAACCCTTTCCCACTGTAGCGCACTTCAGCGCGTGGCTACAGGAGTACGCAAACATCGTGTGTACGATTTTGGACGTCGATGGAAAGGAGCCGAGGCGTCGAGTTCTACACGCGAGCGTCGACCAGAACGGATACGAGCAGCGGGATGACCGGCATGGAGGTTGTCCAATTTGTGGAGGTCAACATGCTACGACGAGCTGCAGCGAATTTATTGGAGCTTCGCCACCGGGCAGATGGAGCATGGTGAAGAGGCATCGGCTCTGCTTCACATGCTTACGGAGTGGGCATGCGGCCAGATCCTGCGATGTGCATGGCGAGTGCCAGATCAACGGATGCCGCAGATTGCATCACCGTCTGCTACATGAAGAGGACGAAGGGCGAAGACGGCCGGAGCAGCGAGGTGGTTTCAGGCGCCACAACGGAGGGAACCAGATGTCACCAGTTTCCAGACGCAGCCCGGACAGGAGGTCTTCGCCACGAGGTGGTTACAGGGACCACGAGAGGACCCAGGAGTCGGCTGTCCGCAGAAACAGCCTGGAAAGAAGGGCCCCGCAGCCAGCGGAGGCGCCCATGCAGAGAAACTTAAGTATTGACGTCGAAGGAGGCAGACTTTTGTTCCGTATACTGCCAGTAACGCTGTACGGAGCTGGTCGCCAGGTGGACACATACGCGCTATTAGATGAAGGATCCTCCGTCACGATGATCGACGACGAGCTACGGAGGGATCTGGGAGTGCAAGGCGAACGTCGACAACTGAACATCCAATGGTTTGGAGGAAGAGCCAGCAGGGAGCCTACCAACGTGGTGAGTCTGGAGATCAGTGGAGCTGGGAAGCCCACTCGTCACCCGTTGAGGAACGTGTACGCCGTTTCGAGCCTGAGTCTGCCGATGCAGACGTTATGTCGACGAGATGTCCAGGGCGTTCATAAGGATTCGCGACTGCCGATGAAGCCCTACAGCAACGTGGTGCCGAAGTTGCTCATCGGACTGGACCATGGACATTTGGGATTGCCACTTAGGACGAGACGGTTTGCCAGAGAGGGACCGTTCGCGGCCGCAACCGAGCTTGGATGGGTTGTGTTTGGGCCAGTAAGTGGACAATCAACTACGCCGTCACCGAGATCCTGCCTTCTAGCCGTGTCAGTGGAGGACACGATGGAAAAGATGGTGGAGGACTACGTCGAGATGGAAGGCTTTGGTGTGAAGCTCGCGCAACCGGTCGCAGCCAGCGACGACGCGCGGGCCCAAAGGATCCTCGACGACACCACGGTGAAAGTGGGGCGTCGCGACCAGACGGGTTTGCTCTGGAAGGATGACCACGCTGTGCTGCCACGGAGCTACGAGATGGCACACAGACGGCTGATCGACGTCGAGAAGTTGAAGCGCCACGGGCCGTTGGCGCTAGGATACGATCGGATCATCAAGGACGTGTCCAAAGGATATGCGAGGAAATTGCAGCCGGATGAGGTCGCGGTGAAGAGCGACAAGCTATGGAATTTGCCACAATTCGGTGTCGAAACCCCGAACAAGCCCGGTGAGGTCCGGCTTGTGTTTCATGCTGCAGCCAAGGTTGGAGATCGACGTTCCCAACGATTCCTTTGGAGAGGTGGTAACGACGATCGAGACCCGGATGTGTACGAGGTGAGCAAGAACTTCGTGGGAGCCGACAAGGAGGCCAGACGATTTGGAGACGCGTTCGAGACGGAGAGGATACAGAGGCGGAGTATGGGAGCAGATGGTGCATTGCGTCAAGCGAGTGCTGCGCCATACCCTGGAAGAAGTCGCGCCGAGGGACCATGTGGAGTCCCACCATGGAGTACCTGCCTACGCTTGTGCGCCGCGAGAAGTGGTGCCAGGGAACGGAGCCCATCCGCCAGGGCGATATGGTCTTCGTCTGCGATCCTGCCTTGCCCAGACGAGAGTGGCGCAAGGGCATCGTGGAGGAGGTCTACAGCGGAGCCGATGGAGATGGATGGAGCTAATGGACTATCTTGGACAATGTTGCGGCCCGTCTCTAAACTTGGAGTTTGGATTTGA
- the Mfe2 gene encoding peroxisomal multifunctional enzyme type 2, with protein sequence MSSSDGKLRYDGRVAVVTGAGAGLGREYALLLAERGAKVVVNDLGGTHSGEGASQRAADIVVDEIRRAGGQAVADYNSVTDGAKVIETALKAFGRIDILINNAGILRDRSLAKTSEEDWNLVNDVHLKGSFKCTQAAFPHMKAQSYGRIIMTSSNSGIYGNFGQANYSAAKMGLVGLANTVAIEGARNNVLCNVIIPTAASRMTEGILPEILFNELKPKLIAPVVAYLCHEFCEDNGSYIESAAGWATKVYTVRGKGAVLRPSLEDTVTPEYVKNVWSNVTDMSKAKHLNAIGEASGYLLEVLEKMKEWDADAIEDYFEFDNKELILYALGIGASVKNTEDMRFLYENDSNFAAIPSFFVLPGLLLQMSSDKLISKALPGKQVDFSNILHGEQYLEIIDDLPTSGTLLTTGKVFDVMDKSSGAVVVTNSESFDESGRLLVRNQSSTFVVGAGQFGGKKDPIAGVVPLQPNPQGQPDAFVHYVTSNDQAALYRLSGDRNPLHIDPQMAFLAGFKTPILHGLCTLGYSVRAVLSKYAENNPSLFKAVKVRFSGPVLPGQTLRVDMWLRGTRIHFRTVVVDTGKEVISGAYVDLKSTKAKL encoded by the exons ATGTCTTCATCTGACGGAAAGCTGCGTTACGATGGTCGCGTGGCGGTAGTAACAGGAGCCGGCGCTGGTTTAGGTCGTGAATACGCTCTTTTACTGGCTGAGCGCGGCGCCAAGGTTGTAGTGAACGACTTAGGCGGAACCCACTCAGGGGAAGGTGCTTCTCAACGAGCTGCTGATATAGTAGTCGATGAGATCCGACGTGCTGGAGGACAAGCGGTGGCCGACTACAATTCGGTTACTGATGGGGCAAAGGTCATCGAAACGGCCCTGAAGGCCTTTGGCCGCATCGATATTCTGATCAATAATGCTGGAATTCTTCGTGATCGTAGCCTGGCTAAGACCAGTGAGGAAGACTGGAACCTGGTGAACGATGTGCACTTAAAGGGTAGTTTTAAGTGCACTCAAGCCGCGTTCCCGCACATGAAGGCCCAAAGCTACGGTCGCATCATAATGACTTCGTCTAATTCAGGAATTTACGGAAACTTTGGGCAGGCCAATTATTCAGCTGCCAAGATGGGTCTCGTCGGCCTAGCCAATACTGTAGCCATTGAGGGCGCTCGGAACAATGTTCTGTGTAATGTGATCATCCCAACGGCGGCCAGTCGGATGACCGAGGGTATTCTTCCGGAGATTCtttttaacgagctgaaacCTAAACTTATCGCTCCGGTTGTGGCTTACTTGTGCCATGAGTTCTGTGAGGATAACG GAAGCTATATTGAAAGTGCCGCCGGATGGGCAACCAAAGTTTACACTGTTCGAGGAAAAGGAGCCGTGCTACGCCCCTCGCTGGAAGACACAGTTACCCCAGAGTATGTCAAAAATGTCTGGTCCAATGTGACGGATATGTCTAAGGCTAAACACTTAAACGCTATCGGAGAAGCCTCTGGATACCTTTTAGAAGTTCTTGAGAAGATGAAGGAATGGGACGCTGACGCAATAGAGGACTACTTTGAGTTTGACAACAAGGAGCTTATCTTGTACGCCCTTGGCATTGGTGCATCAGTGAAAAACACCGAAGACATGCGATTCCTTTACGAAAATGATTCTAATTTCGCAGCCATTCCATCTTTTTTCGTGCTACCTGGGTTATTACTCCAAATGTCCTCCGATAAACTGATCAGCAAAGCCCTGCCCGGCAAGCAAGTTGACTTTTCAAACATACTGCACGGCGAACAGTACCTGGAAATTATCGATGATTTGCCTACCAGCGGTACTCTGCTGACTACTGGTAAAGTGTTTGACGTAATGGATAAGAGCTCCGGTGCCGTAGTCGTCACAAACTCCGAATCCTTTGACGAAAGTGGTCGATTGTTAGTTCGCAACCAGAGCAGCACTTTTGTTGTCGGTGCTGGACAATTTGGTGGCAAAAAGGATCCTATTGCGGGAGTTGTCCCACTGCAGCCGAATCCCCAAGGCCAGCCAGATGCTTTTGTTCATTATGTCACAAGCAATGACCAAGCCGCACTCTATCGCCTCTCTGGCGACCGAAACCCGTTACACATCGATCCCCAAATGGCCTTTTTGGCCGGATTTAAGACACCTATTCTACACGGACTTTGCACTTTGGGATACTCTGTGCGCGCTGTACTTTCGAAGTATGCAGAAAATAATCCATCTCTTTTTAAGGCTGTAAAAGTTCGCTTTTCGGGACCTGTACTCCCAGGTCAGACTTTGCGGGTGGACATGTGGCTAAGGGGTACAAGAATCCACTTCCGCACTGTCGTCGTTGACACAGGCAAGGAAGTTATCTCGGGCGCCTACGTGGACCTTAAAAGCACTAAAGCAAAGCTATAA
- the Prosalpha4 gene encoding proteasome subunit alpha type-7-1: MSARYDRAVTIFSPDGHLLQVEYAQEAVRKGSTAVGVRGANCVVLGVEKKSVAKLQEDRTVRKICMLDHHVVMAFAGLTADARILINRAQVECQSHRLNVEDPVTLEYITRYIAQLKQKYTQSNGRRPFGISCLIGGFDADGSPHLFQTEPSGIFYEYKANATGRSAKTVREFFEKSYSDNEVSTQNGTVKLAIRALLEVAQSGQNNLEVAIMENDKPLKMLDSKDIAEYVKTIEKEKEEELEKKKQKK, translated from the exons atgtctgCGCGCTACGATCGGGCTGTTACCATTTTTTCACCGGACGGCCACTTGCTTCAGGTGGAGTACGCCCAGGAAGCTGTTCGCAAAGGCTCGACTGCG GTTGGTGTTCGCGGTGCTAATTGTGTCGTTTTGGGTGTGGAGAAAAAATCTGTGGCAAAGTTACAAGAAGACCGTACAGTGCGTAAGATTTGCATGCTCGACCACCACGTTGTAATGGCTTTTGCTGGTCTGACAGCCGACGCACGCATTCTAATAAATCGCGCTCAAGTTGAATGCCAGAGCCATCGGCTTAATGTTGAGGACCCCGTGACCCTTGAGTATATAACCAG ATACATCGCTCAGCTAAAACAGAAGTACACCCAGAGCAATGGTCGCCGTCCCTTCGGCATTTCTTGCCTAATTGGCGGCTTTGACGCAGACGGCTCTCCTCATCTGTTCCAAACGGAGCCTTCTGGTATATTTTACGAGTACAAAGCGAACGCCACTGGGCGTTCGGCCAAAACAGTACGTgagtttttcgaaaaatcatATTCCGACAACGAAGTGAGCACCCAAAATGGAACCGTCAAGCTTGCTATTCGTGCCCTCCTTGAGGTGGCACAGTCTGGCCAAAACAATTTGGAGGTGGCTATCATGGAAAACGATAAGCCTCTCAAAATGCTTGACAGCAAGGACATTGCCGAGTATGTAAAAACCATAgagaaggagaaggaggaAGAACTTGAAaagaagaagcaaaaaaaGTAA